A stretch of Cyanobacterium sp. HL-69 DNA encodes these proteins:
- a CDS encoding two-component signal transduction system histidine kinase / response regulator, whose translation MNVEESGRNKNLQNIGQHNLDQFFSLALDLLCVTDLEGYFLQLNPSWEEIFGYSIEELQGCNFADFVHPDDLEGSLAVFRKLQSQESINYFENRCRHKNGTYIYLEWKAQIHGGLIYGLARDVTERKQREEKVQREKQFSNSVITNLPDGFMVLSPEGKTLEVNRAFCEMTGFSRDELMGKYPPFVYWKDEEVNFYESIFCNTISSINNKNIEIDFKHKNGHYFPVLASNYTINDNEGNVIFLCATIKNISLLKKTEFDLNLTKEFLEQTSRLARVGGWEVNLEEDTVQWTDMTKIIHELPLDFQPTLDDAINFYREGESRNTVTKAVEGAIMNGTSSSFEVQLVTATGKDIWVKAIIESDFQDGKCRRLYGSFQDIDEDKKNQIALAKKTKEFDQLVSFIPMGIFKLTQDFRFSYVSSVWSNLNGLKAEDVLKNPQLAIDKIHPDDRDLFMTKNYEAGICRSPFDQIVRFIGDGEVRWMQIKSQPQQDEHGNWFWFGTQTDVTENQIAQQELLTTKQQLQSILGSLNEVVWSVTYPKQETLYVTPSVEELYGISMEEWIKDSSLWQRVIHPDDQYQIPIILENLETQGYHNTEFRVVTATGQVKWVSNKVKYIRDDEGEIVRIDGITADITENQLTKIALAESENQIKNLIANLSGVAYQCLNDNSYTTLFISDEIKRLTGYQPQDFIDNRINLYDIIHPKYRKKVCEKVNKAVLSKTSYEVEYAMVTTDNSVVWVSDKGRGVYNQREELLYLEGVIFDITRQKLTKNKIQKANKNLQLKEKMLSAISLATKELLVNDDVQSAIALTLKILCDALGTDQAYYFTVEKGEHEPICNHQYEYYADGRPMVIKNPQLINIPISMYPLAGEVLLAGKPFQTFTDDIEDNLVFKSLIEEQNIKSFIYIPIFYQGQLVGIIGFDDCQKRRKWTEGETALLQSFADSIASAMERKSLEENLNLAKQQAELANRAKSEFLANMSHEIRTPLNGVIGFSELLLETNLDNTQKKYLNLVNQSGNILLDLINDILDFSKIEAGRLELSYHKTDLWNLASEVIDIIRLKVANKDIEILLNISPDLPRFAWLDEIRVKQILINLLGNAVKFTEKGEIELKITIAQSIEIPFSEVLQPLENDNLVFNLQFSVRDTGTGITPQKQENIFQAFAQEDNSITRKYGGTGLGLTISNKLLALMGSELHLESELNKGSCFYFTLQLKTNMGEEIEYEGLGSIKRLLIVDDNVNNCDILRQMLLRKNIVCDVVYDCASAQNILNKNPDIYEGAIIDYSLPDSNGLDLIRIIRQSFDSNHLPIVLLHSVANDRDINLACEELSIQSQHNKPISIDKLYSTLAHLRVTKSDSLVQDIRDGVGNEKELTVDNVTILIAEDNRVNLTLTKILVKKAIAHSTIVTAKNGQEAVEKFKKHNPDLILMDIQMPIMSGYEATTAIREIETHHTPIIALTAGTIKGEKERCLQAGMDDYLSKPIVLEQFNQIISQYL comes from the coding sequence ATGAATGTCGAGGAATCAGGCCGCAATAAGAATTTGCAAAATATAGGGCAACACAATTTAGATCAGTTTTTTTCCTTGGCGTTAGATTTATTATGTGTAACGGATTTAGAGGGTTATTTTTTACAACTAAATCCTTCTTGGGAAGAAATCTTCGGCTACTCTATAGAAGAGTTACAGGGATGTAACTTTGCTGATTTTGTTCACCCCGATGATTTAGAAGGTAGTCTCGCTGTTTTTAGAAAACTTCAAAGCCAAGAATCTATTAACTATTTTGAAAATAGATGTCGTCATAAAAATGGCACATATATTTATCTGGAATGGAAAGCTCAAATCCATGGGGGCTTAATTTATGGTTTGGCAAGGGATGTTACAGAAAGAAAACAGAGAGAAGAAAAGGTACAAAGAGAAAAACAATTTTCTAACTCAGTTATTACCAATCTTCCTGATGGTTTTATGGTGTTATCTCCTGAAGGGAAAACTTTGGAAGTAAACCGTGCTTTTTGTGAGATGACGGGATTTAGTCGGGATGAGTTGATGGGTAAATATCCTCCTTTTGTTTATTGGAAGGATGAAGAGGTTAATTTTTATGAAAGTATTTTTTGTAATACTATTTCTAGCATAAATAATAAAAATATTGAAATAGATTTTAAACATAAAAATGGTCATTATTTTCCTGTTTTAGCTAGTAACTATACTATTAATGATAATGAAGGTAATGTTATATTTTTGTGCGCTACTATCAAGAATATAAGTCTTCTTAAAAAGACTGAATTTGATCTTAATTTAACTAAAGAATTTTTAGAACAAACTAGCCGTTTGGCAAGGGTTGGTGGTTGGGAAGTTAATTTAGAAGAAGATACTGTGCAATGGACTGATATGACGAAGATTATCCATGAATTGCCTTTAGATTTCCAACCTACTTTGGATGATGCTATTAATTTTTATCGAGAAGGGGAAAGTCGAAATACTGTCACAAAGGCGGTGGAGGGAGCTATTATGAATGGTACGTCTTCTTCCTTTGAGGTGCAGCTAGTAACGGCAACGGGGAAAGACATTTGGGTAAAGGCGATCATTGAATCGGATTTCCAAGATGGAAAATGTCGTCGTCTTTATGGTTCTTTTCAGGATATTGATGAAGATAAGAAAAATCAAATTGCTCTGGCAAAAAAAACAAAGGAATTTGATCAGTTAGTGTCTTTTATACCTATGGGTATTTTCAAATTGACACAAGATTTTAGATTTAGTTATGTTAGTTCTGTATGGAGTAATTTAAATGGTTTGAAAGCGGAGGATGTGTTGAAAAATCCTCAATTAGCCATTGATAAAATTCATCCTGATGATCGAGATTTATTCATGACTAAGAACTATGAAGCGGGGATTTGTCGCTCTCCTTTTGACCAAATAGTCCGATTTATTGGTGATGGTGAGGTGCGCTGGATGCAGATAAAATCTCAACCTCAACAGGATGAGCATGGAAACTGGTTTTGGTTTGGTACCCAAACTGATGTTACTGAAAATCAAATCGCCCAACAAGAGTTATTAACAACAAAACAACAGCTACAGAGTATTTTGGGTTCTCTTAATGAGGTGGTATGGTCAGTTACTTATCCTAAACAAGAAACACTATATGTTACTCCCTCTGTAGAGGAATTATATGGCATTTCTATGGAGGAATGGATTAAAGATAGTTCCCTTTGGCAAAGGGTAATTCATCCAGATGATCAATATCAAATTCCCATTATTCTGGAAAATTTGGAAACACAAGGGTATCATAATACCGAATTCCGAGTTGTTACCGCCACAGGGCAAGTTAAATGGGTTTCTAACAAGGTGAAGTATATTCGGGATGATGAAGGGGAAATTGTTAGAATAGATGGTATTACTGCGGATATTACTGAGAATCAATTGACAAAAATTGCTTTGGCAGAGAGTGAGAATCAGATCAAAAATCTCATTGCTAATCTTTCAGGAGTGGCTTATCAGTGTCTCAATGATAATAGTTATACAACTTTATTTATTAGCGATGAAATTAAACGATTAACGGGTTATCAACCTCAAGATTTTATAGATAACCGCATTAATTTGTATGACATAATCCATCCTAAATATAGAAAAAAAGTTTGCGAGAAGGTCAATAAAGCTGTCTTAAGCAAAACCAGTTACGAGGTAGAATATGCTATGGTAACTACTGATAATAGCGTAGTATGGGTTTCTGACAAGGGTAGGGGGGTTTATAATCAACGGGAAGAACTCCTTTATTTAGAGGGGGTTATATTTGATATTACTCGTCAAAAATTAACTAAAAATAAAATTCAAAAAGCTAATAAAAATTTACAACTAAAGGAAAAAATGCTCTCGGCTATTTCCTTGGCTACAAAGGAGTTGTTGGTTAACGATGATGTACAAAGTGCGATCGCCCTTACCCTTAAAATTCTATGCGATGCCCTTGGCACAGATCAAGCGTATTACTTTACCGTAGAAAAGGGAGAACATGAACCTATCTGTAATCATCAATATGAATATTATGCCGACGGAAGACCCATGGTCATAAAAAATCCCCAATTAATTAATATTCCCATCTCCATGTATCCCCTAGCAGGAGAAGTACTATTGGCTGGGAAACCCTTTCAAACATTCACCGATGACATAGAAGATAATTTAGTTTTTAAATCGTTAATAGAAGAACAGAATATAAAATCTTTTATCTATATCCCTATATTCTATCAAGGACAACTCGTCGGTATTATTGGGTTTGATGATTGTCAGAAAAGAAGAAAATGGACAGAAGGGGAAACTGCTTTGTTACAGAGTTTTGCCGATAGTATTGCCAGTGCGATGGAAAGAAAAAGTCTTGAAGAAAATTTGAACCTGGCAAAACAACAAGCGGAATTGGCAAATCGGGCAAAGTCAGAATTTTTAGCGAATATGAGCCATGAAATTCGTACTCCCCTAAATGGTGTCATTGGTTTTTCTGAATTGCTGTTAGAAACTAATCTCGATAATACTCAAAAAAAATATCTCAACCTAGTAAATCAATCTGGTAATATTCTGCTGGATTTGATTAATGACATTCTCGACTTTTCCAAAATAGAAGCAGGAAGACTAGAACTTTCCTATCATAAAACAGATCTTTGGAATCTTGCTTCCGAGGTAATTGATATAATTCGCCTCAAGGTAGCCAATAAAGATATTGAAATTCTATTAAATATTTCTCCAGATTTACCCCGTTTTGCTTGGTTAGATGAAATTAGAGTAAAACAAATTTTGATTAATCTCCTCGGAAATGCGGTTAAATTTACAGAAAAAGGAGAAATAGAACTAAAAATAACCATTGCCCAGAGTATTGAAATACCTTTTTCAGAAGTATTACAGCCTTTAGAAAATGATAATTTAGTTTTCAATCTACAGTTTTCTGTGAGAGATACTGGCACAGGAATTACCCCACAAAAGCAAGAGAATATCTTTCAAGCCTTTGCGCAAGAGGATAATTCCATAACTCGTAAATACGGAGGCACAGGGTTAGGTTTAACTATCTCTAATAAGTTATTGGCGTTGATGGGTAGTGAATTGCACTTAGAAAGTGAGCTTAATAAAGGTAGTTGTTTCTATTTTACTTTACAACTAAAAACTAATATGGGAGAGGAGATTGAGTATGAGGGTTTGGGTAGTATTAAACGTTTATTGATTGTGGATGATAATGTTAATAACTGCGATATTCTCAGGCAGATGCTATTACGTAAAAATATTGTTTGTGATGTTGTATATGATTGTGCTTCAGCTCAAAATATTTTAAATAAGAATCCAGATATTTATGAGGGGGCGATAATTGATTATAGTTTGCCTGATAGTAATGGTTTAGATTTAATTAGAATTATCCGTCAATCCTTTGACTCTAATCATTTACCCATTGTTTTATTACATAGTGTAGCCAATGATCGAGACATTAATTTAGCTTGTGAAGAGTTAAGTATTCAAAGTCAGCATAATAAACCCATTAGCATTGATAAGTTGTATTCTACTTTAGCTCATCTGAGAGTCACAAAGTCTGATTCTCTGGTACAAGACATAAGGGATGGTGTTGGCAATGAAAAAGAGTTGACTGTTGATAATGTTACGATTTTGATCGCTGAAGATAATCGAGTTAATTTAACTTTAACTAAAATTTTGGTAAAAAAGGCGATCGCCCACAGCACCATTGTCACCGCTAAAAATGGACAAGAAGCCGTAGAAAAATTTAAAAAGCATAACCCCGATTTAATCTTAATGGACATTCAAATGCCCATCATGAGTGGCTATGAAGCAACCACTGCCATCAGAGAAATAGAAACTCACCATACCCCTATTATCGCTCTCACTGCAGGAACAATCAAAGGAGAAAAAGAGCGTTGCCTACAGGCAGGAATGGATGATTATTTAAGTAAACCCATTGTACTAGAACAATTTAACCAAATTATCAGTCAATATTTGTAA
- the ruvX gene encoding putative holliday junction resolvase RuvX codes for MKKLSALGLDIGLRRIGVAGCDGLGIIATELTTVERGSFDDDILKFQEIIKEREATILVVGLPYNKEGEIGFQAKQVMKYAQRLAHSLQLALEFVDERFTSVEAEEQLRSSKKYSRQNKGLIDKRAAAIILQLWLDSRS; via the coding sequence ATGAAAAAATTATCTGCCCTCGGTTTAGATATAGGGCTAAGAAGAATTGGTGTGGCAGGATGTGATGGTTTAGGTATAATAGCCACAGAATTAACTACCGTTGAACGTGGTTCTTTTGATGATGACATTCTCAAGTTTCAAGAAATCATCAAAGAAAGAGAAGCAACTATTTTAGTCGTCGGTTTACCGTACAACAAAGAAGGGGAAATTGGCTTTCAGGCTAAACAAGTTATGAAATATGCCCAAAGGTTAGCCCATAGCCTCCAATTAGCCTTAGAATTTGTAGATGAAAGATTTACTTCCGTAGAAGCAGAAGAGCAACTCAGGAGTAGTAAAAAATATTCTCGGCAAAATAAAGGTTTAATTGATAAACGGGCCGCAGCTATAATTCTACAACTCTGGCTAGATAGTAGAAGTTAA